In Alkalimarinus alittae, the DNA window TTTATTGCGGCGTTATAAGTCCTCAAGGAGAATTGAGCCACATGCTTAATGAACGAGAAATTGAATTAGCTGAAAGACTTATAAAATTGCACGACGGGAAAAGTTATCGCGCACTCCAAGAAATGTCTATGCCGCCTAAAGATCCGAAAGATAACAGAAGATATGTACATACAAATGTGCAGTGACATAGATAATGAAATGGGTGATATAGAGAGCATCGAACCCATAGAGGTTTTAATGAGAGCTGATTCAAAGTTTACTCTCTGGAAGGCAAAGTACAGTAAAAGTAACTTTATGGTATTCTGGGCAATAGGCTTTGATTTAGAGACATCAAAAGTTCAAGACGTCTTGGTTCAGTGGTAAGTGCATAACAAGTTGCTCAAGCCTCGTTCCGGCGCAAAAACACGCGCCTCCACTGGACAGTCAAACCATCAATTTGCCTGCCGCTTAGCAAGGCGTTAAATGCCGGTAATGGCAAAGTCCAACGCATCAATTATTTCTTGTCTTAAGTGTCCTAAAGAACCAATTGGAGACTTTAGCAGTTTCTTAGAAATTGAAGATATTTGTGGTGTCATTAATACTAGATCTTGGCCTTCGTAGTGAATCTCTAGTTGTAATCTCTGCATTATTTGGTTTTTAAAGTTTTCAGTTTTTCCTAGAGGTATTACGATTCTAGTCTCAATATCTGAAATATAGTTATTTTGTATATCTACTAGAAAAGGGTAAAACTTACTTGAAGCCTTGCTTGGGTTTTTGTAAACATCAAGTTGCGACATCAGAAGCTCCTGAACTCATCACCAAAACAACCATGTGTTTCAACGAACTCGTTATAAGCTTTAATTGCTTTTTTGTTTTCTTTTTTCCATTGTTCGGCTTCAGATTTGGCAAGTTCCGCTCTCAAGGCTAACTCAAGAGTCGCAGACAAGTTGATATTAATTGAGCGTGTTTTTTTTAATAAATCACTGTTTATACTTAGGTTTGTAGCTTTCTTTGGTGCGCTGGTATCATAAAGTTCTTGCATTGTTTACACTCCACTTATTAGCAATAAATAAATTATGCGCATAAATGTGCGCATTGTAAGGCATTTAACCACAAGCGGCTCCACCGGACAAATTTTAGTGTCATCATTTTTGTTCCAAAAATGCCGCCACAAAAAATTGCTCGGTGAGCCGAGCGTTATAAATATCATTAGGTATAGAGGAAGCTCTTAATGAACAACATTAAAATATGGACGTTCTTTGTTCTATTAGTTACAGCCCAACTCACGTACGGAGGGTCATTTTACTCTGCACCCTCGTCTGGTGGCTCAATTGCGACCTCGGTTTCCATTGAAGACAAAGGCATATACAACTTAGTAGTTTCTGTTCAATTCTTAAATGAACCTTTCGATAAAGCTCCATACACATCTGAAGATTATGAAGAAATGATTAACCGTCTTAATGTAATGTGGCGTGGAGTCGTTTTAAAAAGAGTGCTTGGCCAAAGTAACTATAAAGTTTCAGACCTAGCAGGGTTAAAGCAAAAAATTGATGAAGATATCTTTCAACTTGTAGGTGAAGCTAGGAAAAAGCATGGAGTTAAGGCTAGTGCAGAAGTAGTCTATTCTATTGGCAGTTTTTACTTGGTAAATTTAAATAAAGAATAAGATATTTATAACAAGCAAATGTTTAGGATAGTTTTGCTCCACGGCTTCGCCGTTCCACAAATCTACCTAAAATTAGGGCGTTACAAATTCTATACGCAGCTTCGCCATCTGTACTATAATGTAATACAAGTGAATACATTAAGAGGTAAATAAAATGGCTGTTACAAGTATTCGTCTAAATTCTGAAGTGGAGCTACCACTTGAAAATTTGGCTCACAAGTTAGATAGATCTAAAAACTATATTATAAATCAAGCTATTAAAGAGTTTCTCCAGCGGCAATCAATGGATGATGCTCGCTGGGAAGATACGCTGGAAGCTTTAAACTCAATTAAATCTGGCAAAGCTATAGATGGTAATGAAGTTGCTGCGTGGCTGGATAGCTGGGGAAGCAATGAAGAATTGTCGCCACCGAAAGTATGAAAATTCAGTATTCATCAGAAGCAATTGATGATTTAGTTCGGCTACGAGAGTTTATTGCAGCAAAGAACCCATATGCTGCAAAACATGTAGCGCAGAAGCTTCTTTCTGGTATCGAAAAACTGAAAGATTTTCCTGAAATTGGCTTGTCGGTTCAGCGGTCCCCAGAACCAGAAAAGATCAGAGACTTATTTATTACAAATTATACTGTTAGGTACCTTATTGGTCAGGAAGCCATTTTTGTACTTCGGGTTTGGCACGGCAAAGAAATCGAAAAAGACTTGTAACAAGTACATCAATGATCGCCCACAAAAGAGCCTGTGGACTGGACCTTCACTGCTACGCAGTTCCGGTCCTTTATCGCGGCGTTATATTTTTATTCATAGTGTAGGAGGTAACAATGGCTCATATCCCAGAAGAAGCACATGTCGTGGCCTACTATTTGGTAACCCCCCAGGTTCTTATAAAAATATTGAGCCTAATAAAAATATGACGAATTTGCTTATTAGTTACTCTCGGTTCTTTTCAATGCCAGACAGCTCATTGAAGAGACTGCGAGATGAATATGATGCTTTTTTCCCACATAGAGCCGGTTATAAAGGTGCAGAAAAGAGATCATCTCGTGTAAAAGTTAATGATTCTCTTAAAAATCTAAGTGAAACTGAGTTACATGAAAAAGTATTAAGTATTGTAAATGAAGAGTCAGCTTTATTACCTGAAATCGAAACAGACGCTCCTTTGTGGGAAGGAAAAAGAGTTAAAATTCAAGTCAGTAAATTTGAAAGAAATAGATATGCACGTGCTGCTTGTATTGAGCACCACGGATTAACATGTCAATGCTGTTTAAATAATATGGGTGAACTTTACGGGGCAATTGCTGACGGTATTATTGAGGTTCACCATATCAAACCTATTTCTGAAGTTGGTATTGATTATCAAATTGACCCCATCAATGACCTAGTTCCACTGTGTCCTAATTGCCATAGGGTTGTACATAAACGAAACCCACCGTATACAGTTGAAGAAGTGCAGTCAGCGTTTAAAAAAATATAACAAGGCATTTAAAACGGAACTAATATTTATCGTACCGAAATGGGCAAAGGCAACATAGGTAAATCAATTGAATACCCAAACCCTTCGCTCGATACTGGTCCACTCTAAAAGGAGAGGCTAAATGTTTTATATATTAGAGTGCCAACATCATAAACTAGTAGGAAGAATATCCTTTCAGAGTACTGGTTGGGGGTTAGACTTTACTGAAGGAAAATTACTTGACCCTGAATTTGGGGGGGATATTACGGTTGAGTTCGAAGACAATCATGGTTCATTACCTGACTATTTTGAACTAGACGAAACGCCTATTGTAAGTGAGGATTTTATAAAGGTATGGAAGTCATTACCGATTGATAATTATCAACTATTTCCTGTCACGGTTAAATATCCTGATAGCCAATTACAGGGATATTACATATTAAATATTGTTGGTCGTGTTGCATGTATTGATTTGGATGCGAGCAACTTGAAAATGTTTAAAAATGTAATTGTTAGAATAAAAAAGTTAGTTTTGAATACCGATATTCAATTAGTTGAGCTTTTCAGGGCTAACGAGTTTCCACTTGCTATATTCATATCTGAGACGATTCAACAACAATTGAGTTTGGCAAAATTATCCGGATTACTAATGAAGCCTGTTGATGGTTGGAATGATAAACATCGTTTTTAGGCTGTAGGTCATATTATGCTGGAATATCCAGTTATCGATCCATGTTCTAATAAGTTACTTTTTAATGAACTATCAAACACATAACAATCAGCAGCAAGGGGCAACAACAAAAGCGGCCAAAGAGCCGGCCACTTTTGCTGTTGCCCATGTGCAAGGCGTTAGCAGTATTAAAACCTGTCTCATATATTGTACATGAAGTAATATTAAGTTATAGTTGTTCAACTAATTGTACATGTGGGTGATATATGAGAGTTGTATCTTTTACTGAAGCAAGAAATGGATTAAAAGCTGTTTTAGATTCTGTCGTTAACGATGCAGATACCACCGTTATAACGCGCAGAGACTCAGAGGACGCTGTGGTAATGTCTTTAGATTACTACAATAGTTTAATGGAGACTGTTCATTTGTTAAGGTCTCCTGCAAATGCCGAGCATCTAAGTAAATCTATAGCGCAATACAAAAGTGGCCAAACAACTCAAAGAGAAATAATTGATGAGTAGCAGGTTGCTTAGTTGGACAGATGAAGCGTGGAATGACTATATTTATTGGCAAGGTCAGGATAAAAAGACTTTAAAACGTATCAATAAATTAATTAGTGACACAATGCGCTCGCCATTTGAGGGTATAGGTAAACCTGAACCTCTTAAAGAAAATTTGTCAGGTTTCTGGTCTCGTAGAATAGATGATACAAATAGGTTAGTGTATGTAGTCAATGACAAAGCATTGACCATAATTTCGTGCAGGTATCATTATTAGTATGGATATCAAACAAACTGCCAACAAGTGCCTGCATAGGACAAAGTACAGTTATCACCTTTTGTGAAAAAAACACTCACAAAAGTCGCCAACTGCACTTTTCCCATGAGGCAGGCGTTAACTTACAAAACTATGATCAAGATAATTGAAAACGAACTAGATAACGCTTTTCTGAAAAGAAAAAAGAAGGCAGTTCTTAAAAAGTTTGAGCCTAGAAAATCAAAGACTATTGAAGCGGCAAATCTTCTTTGTACTTTTTTAGTTGCCACAGACCGTCCTGCTGAGGCGCTTGAAATACTAAAGTCTTATTCTGAAAACATCCCTTTCATCGAACACAGATGGGAGCGCAGAATTGCGACTTGCCAAGCTATTTTGTTGCAAGCTTACATTGAAAAGAAAAACGGTAATATCGACGAAGCTAATCGACTTAATGAAATCGTCGTTAACAATGATTACTACCCTTATATTGAGTCGGGCCCTAAAGAAGCATATTTCAAAAAACTCTTAGAAGGTCTTAGGTCTACACCAGGTTTGCTTGTTTCTTGCGAAGTTGGGCACAGTGATACTTGCGTCATATATGCCGAAACTTTATTAAGCATGCTGTACTTCGAGCAGTTACACAAATCAATTTGTACGTTCAGTAAGGCTGAGGAAACATTGCTCCAAGCAGCTATGTCAGAAACAATTGAAATGCTAAACAAGTACATAATTCATGGAATAAAAAGCTAACAAGGCTATCGTAGGGGCGTTATGGAGTTCCAGGAACGAGTTCTGACAAATACATGAGAATTGGTTTGATGAAAACAGCTTTAAGTTTTTTTGTGATGTTTTTTCTGGCGGTATTCCCATCTATGCCATTTGCTGATGATGATAACTCCCTTATCACAACAGTAGAGCGAATCGCCGACGAGCTAGGAGCTCGCGTGGGCTTTGGTGCTTATGATTTGGAGTCTGGTCAGCGGTGGGAATATCACGCTGACCAGCGATTTGCGATGTCCAGCACGTTTAAAACGCTTGCTTGTGCCGCACTGCTTCACCGGGTCGATGCGGGACAAGAGAATCTCGACAGAAAGGTGAGTTTTTCAGAGTCTGATTTGGTTACCTACTCCCCTGTTACGGAGAAATACGCTGGCGGGCAAGCCATGACCCTCTCGGATCTCTGTGAGGCCGCTTTGACAATGAGCGACAATACAGCCGCAAACTTAATATTGAGAGTTCTGGGTGGGCCGGCAAATGTTACATCGTTCGCCAGGGGATTGGGGGATGGTGTAACCCGTCTCGATCGGTGGGAAACGGACCTCAATGAGGCCGCGCCAGGCGATCAAAGAGACACCACAACTCCAAATGCGATGGTGACGAATCTTCAGGATTTGCTGTTGGGCGACGCATTATCTGCAAAGTCTAGAGGTCGACTACGGGACTGGCTTGAGAGAAACCAGGTTGCAGATGGACTTTTTAGGGCTGTTGTACCCGAAGGCTGGATCGTTGCTGATCGAACTGGGGCTGGAGGTTTCGGATCGCGATCTATAACAGCAATAATATGGCCACCGGAGCGCCAGCCTATCATAGTGGCTTTGTACCTTGCGGAAACTGAGGCGCCTTTTTCAAAAAGAAATGACGCTATCTCGGAGATAGGTAAAGCGCTAATTGTGACCGTGAATAGGGGCCGATAAAACATAACCAATGGCTGTTGGCGGACGCACCTACGCTGCGCTCCGGCACGCCGCAAAACCAAGCGTTATGGGTGTACAAGTCTTTCTCTCGCATCCATGTTTTTATGTAAAATACGAACGATTTCAATACTTGTCTCGCTCGTACCACGGTAAAAAACAATGTGACTGGTAACTGGGAATTTTCTGTAACCTGTCTTAATATAATCGCATTCAGTTCCAACTCTTGGGGTTTTTGACAACATATGAAACGTATCATCAAATTGTCGTATATAAATTTTACGTTGTTCTTTTCCCCATTTTCGTTGGGTATAAATCGCAATCGATTTCAAATCAGCTCTAGCTTTAGTAGTAAGCGTAAATGTACCCATTAACCAAGTTCATCATCAAGTTCATTCATCAGGCTTTCATAGCTGTACTCTGCCGTACCACTTTTTTCACCTTCGTCGAGCAATTGCCTAAGAACGGCTATCTTTCTTTCGTTATCTTCAAACATTCTAAGCGCAGCTCGAACAACTTCACTTGCTGAGGCAAAGCGACCTTCATTAATTTGGTTGGCAATAAATCCATCAAAGTGCTTACCAAGTGTCATACTGGTATTTTTTGGCATAAGATTACCTTATATATTATTAATTGGTACTTTATGGTACTACCCCATAACAAGTTGCTCAAGTCGGATTGTGGTAAATCGCTTAGCAAGGCGTTACATGCTAGCGAAATAGCTCACTATGAGTTCCAATCCTTGCAAGTTTTAAAGAGTTGTTATCTACTTTATATATCAAAACTAAATCTGGCTTAACATGACAATCACGGTAACCTTGCCAATTACCCGACAACAAATGATCAACATATTTATCTGGCAAAGTTTCACCAAGTTGTAATAGTTTAATCACGTGCCCAACTTCAACTACATCAGGTATTGGCAGTTTCGCAATTTTCTTAAAATCTTTTTTTAAATTGCGTTGCGTATTCAAGTGTGAGCATTATTTCAAGCCATCAATGTCTAAATGGTTAAAAAGCTCTTCAATCGTTCCAGCTTTAGTGCCATTTCCAGACTCTAGCTCTTCAATTGCATTTGCTGTCAAGGTATTTGGTGTTTTTGCTTTAAGTTCAAAAGGTATTCCACCATAATTAATAACAGCTTTGGCAAATAGCTTTAAGGCTTGCGAGGTGCTTAGACCCATATCGTCACATACATTAGTAAATGCTAGCTTTGTGTCATGGTCTATGCGTGTACTTAGCATTTCTGTCTTCATGTTTGATACCTATTTGCTTAATATGTAATACATAGTAAGACGAGGTATAGCAAAATGCATGTAACAAGGCCATCTTGCGGATCTCGTTTTCTGTCACCTTTTATGCAAAGAAACGCATAAAAGTCGCCATCAAACTTCGACCGCAAATGACGGCGTTAGGTGTGCTAACTCCTTGTATTTATAGTGTATATTTTACAGGGTTGTGACCGATAAACCTATTTCAGGAAAATCTTTTAGTTTATCGATACCAGAAAGAAGTTTCTGCGCGACATGTTTTGCAGCATATGTTTTTTTCTGCGACGAACCAAGTCGAAACTTCTTCACGGATTGCCTGCTCGCCTTTTGCGATACCTTCCAAAATTATCATCCGATCTACCATCAACTTGTAATCAGCTACATCAAGCAAATAGGCTGATGGCTGACCATGCTCAGTTATGAGAATAGGTTCTTTTGACTCATGAAGGTCTGCAAGCAGTTTCGTTGCTTGCCTCTTTAAAGTAGTAACGGCTTCGGTTCTCATAGTGACACCTTAGATTAAAATGTATCACTACAGTATCACTCTTCTTCAAAAAAAAACTAACGCCTTGCTAAGCTGTCAACCCATCACAATCCGACTTGAGCAAAGCAATTAAAAAAGGCTTGTAGTAAAGCAATCTTGCGGAACTCGAATTTCCTCACAATTAGTGGACACCTTGCTATAGTTATGGTTCACCCCTAGCGCTATAGATATCTAATAGCGTTGCAATGAAACTTAACTGGAGTCCAATATGACCAGCAACTTAATCAAGAAAATGCTCGACAATTGGGAGCTACGTTCAGCTCATATTAAAGAGCAAGTAAGTACCAAGGTTGTTCTCAACAGGGAGGACCTAGTCAAGATAGAAGCGCTTGCAGAGGCTTATAAAATGCCTGCCAGTGATTTGCTAGCCGACCTCATCAATACTGTTTTGTTAGAAATAGAAGAACAAATGCCCTATGTGGCTGGCGATAAAGTGATTCGAATTGAGGAGGGTGAGCCCATATACGAAGACATTGGGCGGACACCCGAATATATGGCTGCAAAAGCCAGATTGGAAAAGCAGTAATAAAAGTAGACGCATTCATTTTATTGGTATCAAGATTAGAGGCCGTTTCTGGTTGTTTGCAGTGATTTGAAACGTGATATCTGTTAGTGAGTTTAGACTCTGTTAAGTTGATATTTCAGTGCACGACAGACCAAACGATTCGGTATAGAAGTACTGATATGGTTCGCCCCTAATGGGTAAGTGCGTACAAGTACGGATTATTTTGTCTATTGTGTTACGACAAAATGCTTTTTGGGTGAATATGAATAATAAAAACGACTATTCTTGGGGCGAGTATCTATGCTTATGAAGAAGCAAATGCCTATATTTGTTCATTTTTATATTGCGCTTGTTGTCTGTTGTTTAAATAGCAACGTGTACGCTGAAACCGTACGGGTGTATGTGGAGACGCCGTCGGTGTTGGTGGACGAAGAGGGGCGCTCACTAGGCATCTCTGTATTTAAGGCAATGGAGAAGGTTTCAGACCTTAGATTTAAATTTACTCGGTCAACCTATTCGCGTGCGTTATTGAACCTCAAAAAAGATAAAGCAGATGTTGTTTTACACCTCCCTTATGGGGTGGAGCCGGGCTTTGATGAGTACGGTATTTATCTAGACTGGTCTGTGCCAGTTAAAGCCGATTTATATGCAGTGGATCCTAAGTCTTTCAAAAATCTCTCTGAGATAGGGGATAAACAAATTGGTATCCCTAGAGGTAATGCTAAATTTGCGAGCAAATTGACAGGGATTCCTCAAGAAAAGTTCTACGAAGTTGATACGATGAATTCGCTGATTAAAATGTTAGCGGCAAAGCGGGTCGATTTGATATGGTTTGACCGAGTAGCGGTTAGGCAGGCTCTTAAACAGTACAATGTATCTAATATTTACTACTATGAATATCCTAAGCTAGGCAAGCAAGGCAGTATTGGTGTGGGCCTTCAAAACACTGAACGAGGAAGGCGGCTAAAGAAAGTGATAGATGAGCTGATTCCCCTGATTGATGTGGATACTATTCTTGCTCCTTACTATAAGCATCTTCAACCTGACCTCCCTGCAACAGGGAAGGTTAACTTGGGTGGAGCAGGTTAAGGCTGACACCGTTATAGCTGAGTCTTGGCTACCTTTCCCAAACAAACCTGTTACCTTGACTCTACTGTCTGCGCGACCTACAGTGA includes these proteins:
- a CDS encoding CcdB family protein encodes the protein MSQLDVYKNPSKASSKFYPFLVDIQNNYISDIETRIVIPLGKTENFKNQIMQRLQLEIHYEGQDLVLMTPQISSISKKLLKSPIGSLGHLRQEIIDALDFAITGI
- a CDS encoding type II toxin-antitoxin system CcdA family antitoxin: MQELYDTSAPKKATNLSINSDLLKKTRSININLSATLELALRAELAKSEAEQWKKENKKAIKAYNEFVETHGCFGDEFRSF
- a CDS encoding CopG family ribbon-helix-helix protein, with the protein product MAVTSIRLNSEVELPLENLAHKLDRSKNYIINQAIKEFLQRQSMDDARWEDTLEALNSIKSGKAIDGNEVAAWLDSWGSNEELSPPKV
- a CDS encoding type II toxin-antitoxin system RelE/ParE family toxin — translated: MKIQYSSEAIDDLVRLREFIAAKNPYAAKHVAQKLLSGIEKLKDFPEIGLSVQRSPEPEKIRDLFITNYTVRYLIGQEAIFVLRVWHGKEIEKDL
- a CDS encoding HNH endonuclease, whose protein sequence is MPDSSLKRLRDEYDAFFPHRAGYKGAEKRSSRVKVNDSLKNLSETELHEKVLSIVNEESALLPEIETDAPLWEGKRVKIQVSKFERNRYARAACIEHHGLTCQCCLNNMGELYGAIADGIIEVHHIKPISEVGIDYQIDPINDLVPLCPNCHRVVHKRNPPYTVEEVQSAFKKI
- a CDS encoding imm11 family protein, with translation MFYILECQHHKLVGRISFQSTGWGLDFTEGKLLDPEFGGDITVEFEDNHGSLPDYFELDETPIVSEDFIKVWKSLPIDNYQLFPVTVKYPDSQLQGYYILNIVGRVACIDLDASNLKMFKNVIVRIKKLVLNTDIQLVELFRANEFPLAIFISETIQQQLSLAKLSGLLMKPVDGWNDKHRF
- a CDS encoding type II toxin-antitoxin system Phd/YefM family antitoxin, which translates into the protein MRVVSFTEARNGLKAVLDSVVNDADTTVITRRDSEDAVVMSLDYYNSLMETVHLLRSPANAEHLSKSIAQYKSGQTTQREIIDE
- a CDS encoding Txe/YoeB family addiction module toxin → MSSRLLSWTDEAWNDYIYWQGQDKKTLKRINKLISDTMRSPFEGIGKPEPLKENLSGFWSRRIDDTNRLVYVVNDKALTIISCRYHY
- the bla gene encoding class A beta-lactamase, which gives rise to MGLMKTALSFFVMFFLAVFPSMPFADDDNSLITTVERIADELGARVGFGAYDLESGQRWEYHADQRFAMSSTFKTLACAALLHRVDAGQENLDRKVSFSESDLVTYSPVTEKYAGGQAMTLSDLCEAALTMSDNTAANLILRVLGGPANVTSFARGLGDGVTRLDRWETDLNEAAPGDQRDTTTPNAMVTNLQDLLLGDALSAKSRGRLRDWLERNQVADGLFRAVVPEGWIVADRTGAGGFGSRSITAIIWPPERQPIIVALYLAETEAPFSKRNDAISEIGKALIVTVNRGR
- a CDS encoding type II toxin-antitoxin system RelE/ParE family toxin; this translates as MGTFTLTTKARADLKSIAIYTQRKWGKEQRKIYIRQFDDTFHMLSKTPRVGTECDYIKTGYRKFPVTSHIVFYRGTSETSIEIVRILHKNMDARERLVHP
- a CDS encoding type II toxin-antitoxin system ParD family antitoxin; its protein translation is MPKNTSMTLGKHFDGFIANQINEGRFASASEVVRAALRMFEDNERKIAVLRQLLDEGEKSGTAEYSYESLMNELDDELG
- a CDS encoding type II toxin-antitoxin system YafQ family toxin; the protein is MNTQRNLKKDFKKIAKLPIPDVVEVGHVIKLLQLGETLPDKYVDHLLSGNWQGYRDCHVKPDLVLIYKVDNNSLKLARIGTHSELFR
- a CDS encoding type II toxin-antitoxin system RelB/DinJ family antitoxin, which gives rise to MKTEMLSTRIDHDTKLAFTNVCDDMGLSTSQALKLFAKAVINYGGIPFELKAKTPNTLTANAIEELESGNGTKAGTIEELFNHLDIDGLK
- a CDS encoding type II toxin-antitoxin system Phd/YefM family antitoxin produces the protein MRTEAVTTLKRQATKLLADLHESKEPILITEHGQPSAYLLDVADYKLMVDRMIILEGIAKGEQAIREEVSTWFVAEKNICCKTCRAETSFWYR
- a CDS encoding substrate-binding periplasmic protein, which encodes MLMKKQMPIFVHFYIALVVCCLNSNVYAETVRVYVETPSVLVDEEGRSLGISVFKAMEKVSDLRFKFTRSTYSRALLNLKKDKADVVLHLPYGVEPGFDEYGIYLDWSVPVKADLYAVDPKSFKNLSEIGDKQIGIPRGNAKFASKLTGIPQEKFYEVDTMNSLIKMLAAKRVDLIWFDRVAVRQALKQYNVSNIYYYEYPKLGKQGSIGVGLQNTERGRRLKKVIDELIPLIDVDTILAPYYKHLQPDLPATGKVNLGGAG